From a region of the Corallococcus coralloides DSM 2259 genome:
- a CDS encoding class I SAM-dependent methyltransferase, producing the protein MRNALMAASFLALVGCSHSTPTAPASSTQAQAAAVSAQALVDAPDRTEADRKLDAGRHPAALLEFVGVKPGMHVAELMTGGGYTTELLARAVGPEGKVYGENPQVVLEKFAAKPWQERLARPVNQNVVRLDRELDAPFPPELNGTLDAVVSHIIYHDAGWMGVDRAKMNAAVFQALKPGGVYVILDSSAKPGTGITEGQTLHRIDEQLVRDEVQAAGFQFQEESNTWRNPEDTRDWNSSPGAAGERRGTSDRFALKFVKP; encoded by the coding sequence ATGCGAAATGCACTGATGGCGGCATCGTTCCTGGCCCTCGTGGGCTGTTCCCACTCGACGCCCACGGCTCCGGCGTCCTCCACCCAGGCGCAGGCGGCGGCCGTGTCCGCGCAGGCGCTGGTGGACGCGCCGGACCGCACGGAGGCGGATCGCAAGCTGGACGCGGGCCGGCATCCGGCCGCCCTGCTGGAGTTCGTGGGCGTGAAGCCCGGCATGCACGTGGCGGAGCTGATGACGGGTGGCGGCTACACCACGGAGCTGCTGGCGCGCGCGGTGGGGCCCGAGGGCAAGGTGTACGGCGAGAACCCCCAGGTCGTGCTGGAGAAGTTCGCGGCGAAGCCGTGGCAGGAGCGGCTGGCGCGGCCGGTGAACCAGAACGTGGTGCGCCTGGACCGTGAGCTGGACGCGCCCTTCCCGCCCGAGCTGAACGGCACGCTGGACGCGGTGGTGAGCCACATCATCTACCACGACGCGGGATGGATGGGCGTGGACCGGGCGAAGATGAACGCGGCGGTGTTCCAGGCGCTCAAGCCGGGCGGCGTGTACGTCATCCTCGACTCCAGCGCGAAGCCGGGCACGGGCATCACGGAAGGCCAGACGCTGCACCGCATCGACGAGCAGTTGGTGCGCGACGAGGTGCAGGCCGCGGGCTTCCAGTTCCAGGAGGAGAGCAACACCTGGCGCAACCCGGAGGACACGCGCGATTGGAACTCCAGTCCGGGAGCCGCGGGTGAGCGCCGGGGCACGAGCGACCGGTTCGCGCTG
- a CDS encoding ABC transporter permease: MSQLLQDARLSLRRMRREPVFTSVVVATLALAIGATTAVFSLVYQVLLKPLPYPEPQELLRLYQSTPQRERGGVAYSYLQAWRERPGAFQAIEGVTSMDQTLTGPGAAQRVRAGLATPGLLSLLGVRPARGQDFGPESQGPGRDPAVLVSHAFWRSHFGGRADVVGQTLTLDGAPHVVQGVLPASFRFWPGVDLWKPLPPARSNQASEELYLRGVGRLRPGVPLERARAELEEHSRVWAATLGGNEAVPGVRLVPLHEQVVETSREQLWLLAGVMALVLCVACANVANLLLARASAREREVAVRAALGADRGRLVRQFLVESAVLALMGGAVGLLLALWGMDLLRVFVPGEVVSPEELRLEPHVLAIAAGLSLTTSVLFGLVPALRASRAEAKGALGGLRGGKGATGPMRARAVLVVAQVALALVPLVGAGLMLRTLHALHTVAPGFDPRGVSAMDLSFPREAYGRNDTRRRQVSAELLARVRALPSVQAAGLASTLPLWNRNGFSAVVLPGESEPEAQAREPVNFRAVSDGYFATLRIPLKEGRDVSAADGAGTAPVMVVNETFARRFLSKGSALGQRARLTLDGEPFREVVGVVGDVHHASLAEEPRAEVYLPMAQFEGLFMVIAVRATRDAQALLPALREQLRAVDPAMPLVQVRDLEAVMEESLGRTRVMGGLLTAMAVLALTLAGVGLYGVLAYTVSQRTRELGIRMALGATDRQVLWLVVGQGLRLAAIGVGVGLVGAAVLARGLAGMLYGVGALDALTFAGVPLLLGAVALVASWLPARRALRVTPAIALRADE; the protein is encoded by the coding sequence ATGTCCCAGCTCCTCCAAGACGCCCGCCTGTCGCTGCGCCGGATGCGCCGCGAGCCCGTGTTCACCTCGGTCGTGGTGGCCACGCTCGCGCTCGCCATCGGGGCCACCACCGCGGTCTTCAGCCTCGTGTACCAGGTGCTGCTCAAGCCCCTGCCGTACCCCGAACCCCAGGAGCTGCTGCGCCTCTACCAGTCCACGCCGCAGCGTGAGCGGGGCGGTGTGGCGTACTCGTACCTCCAGGCGTGGCGCGAACGCCCGGGCGCGTTCCAGGCCATCGAGGGCGTCACCTCCATGGACCAGACGCTGACCGGACCGGGCGCGGCGCAGCGGGTGCGCGCGGGGCTCGCGACCCCGGGCCTGCTGTCACTGCTGGGCGTGCGGCCCGCGCGTGGGCAGGACTTCGGACCGGAGTCCCAGGGGCCCGGGCGCGACCCGGCCGTGCTCGTGTCCCACGCCTTCTGGCGGAGCCACTTCGGTGGACGCGCGGACGTGGTGGGCCAGACGCTCACGCTGGATGGCGCGCCCCACGTCGTCCAGGGCGTGCTGCCCGCGTCGTTCCGCTTCTGGCCGGGCGTGGACCTGTGGAAGCCCCTGCCTCCCGCGCGCTCGAATCAGGCCTCGGAAGAGCTCTACCTGCGTGGCGTGGGCCGGTTGCGGCCGGGTGTCCCGCTGGAGCGCGCCCGCGCGGAGCTGGAGGAGCACTCGCGCGTCTGGGCCGCGACGCTGGGCGGAAATGAAGCGGTGCCCGGGGTGCGGCTGGTGCCGCTGCATGAGCAGGTGGTGGAGACCTCGCGCGAACAGCTGTGGCTGCTGGCCGGAGTGATGGCGCTGGTGCTGTGCGTGGCGTGCGCCAACGTGGCGAACCTGCTGCTCGCGCGCGCCAGTGCCCGGGAGCGCGAGGTGGCGGTGCGCGCCGCGCTGGGCGCGGACCGGGGACGTCTGGTGCGGCAGTTCCTGGTGGAGAGCGCGGTGCTGGCCCTGATGGGCGGCGCGGTGGGCCTGCTGCTGGCGTTGTGGGGGATGGACCTGCTGCGCGTGTTCGTCCCCGGCGAGGTCGTGTCGCCGGAGGAGCTCCGGCTGGAGCCGCACGTGCTCGCCATCGCGGCGGGCCTGTCCCTGACGACCAGCGTGCTCTTCGGCCTGGTGCCCGCGCTGCGCGCCTCCCGCGCGGAGGCGAAGGGGGCGCTCGGGGGGCTTCGCGGAGGGAAGGGCGCGACCGGGCCCATGCGGGCGCGGGCCGTGCTGGTGGTGGCGCAGGTCGCGCTGGCGCTCGTGCCGCTGGTGGGGGCGGGGCTGATGCTGCGCACGCTCCATGCGCTGCACACCGTGGCGCCGGGCTTCGACCCGCGAGGCGTCAGCGCGATGGACCTGTCCTTTCCCCGCGAGGCCTACGGGCGGAATGACACCCGCAGGCGACAGGTGAGCGCGGAGCTGCTGGCGCGGGTGCGGGCGTTGCCGTCGGTGCAGGCGGCGGGACTGGCCAGCACGCTGCCGCTGTGGAACCGCAACGGCTTCAGCGCGGTGGTGCTGCCCGGTGAGTCGGAGCCCGAGGCCCAGGCGCGCGAGCCCGTGAACTTCCGCGCGGTGAGCGACGGCTACTTCGCCACGCTGCGCATCCCGCTGAAAGAGGGCCGCGACGTGAGCGCCGCGGACGGCGCGGGCACGGCGCCGGTGATGGTGGTCAACGAGACCTTCGCGCGGCGCTTCCTGTCGAAGGGCTCCGCGTTGGGCCAGCGCGCGCGGCTGACGCTCGACGGCGAGCCGTTCCGGGAGGTGGTGGGCGTGGTGGGCGACGTGCACCACGCGAGCCTCGCGGAGGAGCCGCGCGCGGAGGTGTATCTGCCCATGGCGCAGTTCGAGGGCCTGTTCATGGTCATCGCCGTGCGCGCCACCCGGGACGCGCAGGCGCTGCTGCCCGCGCTGCGCGAACAGCTTCGCGCGGTGGATCCAGCCATGCCGCTCGTCCAGGTGCGCGACCTGGAGGCCGTGATGGAGGAGAGCCTGGGCCGCACGCGGGTGATGGGCGGCCTGCTCACGGCCATGGCGGTGCTCGCGCTGACGCTGGCGGGCGTGGGGCTGTACGGCGTGCTGGCGTACACGGTGAGCCAGCGCACGCGCGAGCTGGGCATCCGCATGGCGCTGGGCGCGACGGACCGGCAGGTGCTGTGGCTGGTGGTGGGGCAGGGACTGCGGCTGGCGGCGATCGGCGTGGGGGTGGGGCTCGTGGGGGCGGCGGTGCTCGCGCGCGGCCTCGCGGGGATGCTCTACGGCGTGGGCGCGCTGGACGCCCTGACGTTCGCAGGCGTGCCCCTGCTGCTGGGGGCCGTGGCGCTCGTGGCCAGCTGGCTGCCCGCACGCCGTGCGCTGCGCGTGACGCCCGCCATCGCGCTCCGGGCGGACGAATAG